Proteins encoded together in one Bacteroides zoogleoformans window:
- a CDS encoding Dabb family protein, whose translation MVKHIVLFKLKDEVSADEKLAVMNDFKAAIEALPAKIPVIRKIEVGLNMNPGETWNIALYSEFDTLDDVRAYAVHPDHVAAGKLLATVKESRACVDYEL comes from the coding sequence ATGGTAAAACACATTGTATTATTTAAATTGAAAGATGAGGTTTCGGCTGACGAAAAGTTGGCTGTAATGAATGATTTTAAAGCAGCTATTGAAGCGCTTCCGGCAAAAATTCCCGTTATTCGTAAGATTGAAGTGGGATTGAATATGAATCCGGGCGAGACGTGGAACATTGCTCTTTACAGTGAGTTCGACACCTTGGATGATGTGAGGGCCTATGCCGTTCATCCCGATCATGTGGCTGCCGGGAAACTCCTTGCCACAGTGAAAGAAAGTCGCGCTTGTGTGGATTATGAGTTGTAA
- the udk gene encoding uridine kinase → MLIIGIAGGTGSGKTTVVRKIIESLPAGEVVLLPQDSYYKDSSQVPVEERQNINFDHPDAFEWSLLSRHVTMLREGKSIEQPTYSYLTCTRQPETIHIEPREVVIIEGILALCDKKLRNMMDLKIFVDADPDERLIRVIQRDVVERGRTAEAVMERYTRILKPMHQQFIEPCKRYADLIVPEGGNNRIAIDILTMFIKKHLG, encoded by the coding sequence ATGTTAATAATAGGAATTGCAGGAGGAACCGGTTCGGGAAAGACCACCGTAGTACGTAAAATCATTGAAAGCCTACCGGCCGGTGAAGTGGTATTATTGCCACAAGACTCTTATTACAAAGATAGCAGCCAAGTGCCTGTGGAAGAAAGGCAGAACATCAACTTCGACCACCCGGACGCATTTGAATGGAGCCTGCTTTCCAGACATGTGACCATGCTGCGCGAAGGAAAAAGCATTGAACAGCCCACTTACTCCTACCTGACGTGTACCCGGCAGCCCGAAACCATTCACATCGAACCTCGCGAAGTAGTCATCATCGAAGGAATCCTCGCCCTGTGCGATAAAAAATTGCGCAACATGATGGACCTCAAGATATTTGTAGACGCCGACCCCGACGAACGTCTGATTCGCGTAATTCAGCGTGACGTGGTGGAACGAGGACGTACGGCCGAAGCGGTAATGGAGCGTTACACCCGTATTCTGAAACCCATGCACCAACAATTCATCGAGCCCTGTAAACGGTATGCCGACCTCATTGTGCCGGAAGGTGGAAATAACCGGATAGCCATTGATATCCTGACCATGTTTATCAAGAAACACTTGGGATGA
- a CDS encoding MltF family protein: MNSHSLSVILSLLLCCIAGCRGSHSTEENRHDGLQQIKDSGELVVLTLYSSTSYFIYRGQDMGFQYELSEQFAKSLGVKLRIEVVRSVHELIEQLQADKGDLIAYNLPITKEWKDSLIYCGEEIITHQVIVQRTGGGSKPLKDVTELIGKDVYVKPGKHYERLVNLDEELGGGIHIHQVTNDSISTEDLIRQVAQGEIPYTVADNHVAQLNATYYPNLNIGLSISFDQRSSWAVRKDSPQLAAIADKWHAENVTSPAYTASMKRYFEISKTFLHSPILSLREGKISHYDDLFKKYAPEIDWDWRLLASLAYTESNFDTTAVSWAGAKGLMQLMPATARAMGVPAGKEQNPEESIKAAIKYIAATDKSFTQVPQDERINFVLASYNSGIGHVQDAMALAEKYGKKKYVWKDNVETFILLKSNEEYFTDPVCKNGYFRGIETCNFVRDIISRFEQYKKKIKDTSHPRAKKI, encoded by the coding sequence ATGAACAGCCATTCATTATCGGTCATTCTGTCACTGTTGCTTTGCTGCATAGCCGGATGTCGTGGCAGCCATAGTACAGAAGAGAACAGACACGACGGTTTGCAACAAATAAAAGACAGCGGCGAACTGGTCGTGCTGACCTTATACAGTTCCACATCCTATTTCATCTATCGCGGTCAGGATATGGGATTCCAATATGAGTTGAGCGAACAGTTTGCCAAAAGCCTGGGAGTAAAGTTGAGAATAGAAGTCGTGCGAAGCGTACACGAACTCATCGAACAATTGCAGGCCGACAAGGGAGACCTTATCGCATACAATCTGCCCATCACCAAGGAATGGAAAGACAGCCTGATTTATTGCGGCGAGGAGATCATCACTCATCAAGTCATCGTACAACGAACCGGTGGGGGAAGCAAACCACTGAAAGATGTTACGGAACTCATCGGAAAGGATGTGTATGTGAAACCGGGAAAACATTATGAACGCCTGGTCAATCTGGATGAAGAACTCGGAGGAGGCATTCACATCCATCAGGTCACCAACGACAGCATCAGCACCGAGGATTTGATCAGGCAAGTGGCGCAAGGAGAAATTCCCTATACCGTAGCCGACAATCATGTGGCGCAACTGAATGCCACCTACTACCCCAACCTAAACATCGGACTATCCATCAGTTTCGACCAACGCTCCTCATGGGCGGTACGCAAAGACAGTCCGCAACTGGCTGCCATTGCCGACAAGTGGCACGCAGAGAATGTGACTTCGCCTGCCTATACAGCCAGCATGAAGCGCTACTTCGAAATCAGCAAGACCTTTTTGCACTCTCCTATTCTTTCATTGCGCGAAGGCAAAATATCCCATTACGACGATTTGTTCAAGAAATATGCACCCGAGATTGATTGGGACTGGCGCCTGCTGGCTTCCTTGGCCTACACGGAGTCGAACTTTGACACCACTGCCGTATCATGGGCAGGAGCCAAAGGGTTGATGCAGCTGATGCCGGCCACAGCAAGGGCAATGGGAGTGCCTGCCGGTAAAGAGCAAAACCCGGAGGAAAGCATCAAAGCGGCCATCAAATATATAGCCGCTACGGATAAAAGCTTCACGCAGGTTCCTCAAGATGAACGTATCAACTTCGTATTGGCTTCCTACAACTCCGGAATCGGACATGTGCAAGACGCCATGGCGCTGGCTGAAAAGTACGGCAAAAAAAAGTATGTGTGGAAAGATAATGTAGAGACTTTCATTCTGCTGAAAAGTAATGAAGAATACTTCACCGATCCCGTATGTAAGAATGGATATTTCCGCGGCATCGAGACGTGTAATTTTGTGAGGGACATTATTTCACGATTTGAGCAATACAAAAAAAAGATAAAGGATACCTCGCATCCTCGTGCGAAGAAAATATGA
- the metH gene encoding methionine synthase → MKQLSELVRERVLILDGAMGTMIQQYNLTEKDFRGERFAHVAGQMKGNNDLLCLTRPDVIEDIHRKYLKAGADIIETNTFSSTRVSMADYHVQEYVREMNLAAVKLAREVADEFTALTPDKPRFVAGSVGPTNKTCSMSPDVNNPAFRALTYDQLAADYQEQMEALLEGGVDALLIETIFDTLNAKAAVFAAEQAMQTVGIRVPLMLSVTVSDIAGRTLSGQTLDAFLASVQHADLFSVGLNCSFGARQLKPFLERLAARAPYYISAYPNAGLPNSLGKYDQSPDDMAHEVEEYVHEGLVNIIGGCCGTTDEYIARYAALIEGVSPRCPAPKPANLWLSGLELLEVKPENNFVNVGERCNVAGSRMFLRLINEKKYDEALGIARRQVEDGAQIIDINMDDGLLDAREEMTTFLNLIASEPEIARVPVMIDSSKWEVIVAGLKCLQGKSVVNSISLKEGEEKFLEHARIIKRYGAAVVVMAFDEQGQADTFERKIEVCKRAYRLLVDKINFNPHDIIFDPNVLAVATGMDEHNNYAVDFIRATGWIRKNLPGAHVSGGVSNLSFSFRGNNYIREAMHAVFLYHAIGEGMDMGIVNPATSVLYTDIPADVLERIEDVVLNRRPDAAERLIETAERLKAEAGEAKGTDDKKTASGHSPLAWREGTTVEDRLKYALTKGIGDYLEEDLVEALKLYPTAVSIIEGPLMAGMNHVGDLFGAGKMFLPQVVKTARTMKKAVAILQPVIESEKEKGTVSAGKVLLATVKGDVHDIGKNIVSVVMACNGYEIIDLGVMVPAETIVQRAVEEQVDMIGLSGLITPSLDEMVHVAIELEKAGLNIPLLIGGATTSQLHTALKIAPVYRAPVVHLKDASQNATVAVKLMNPATKEELEKELNEQYAQLCKKNQERNVETVSLEEAQKNKLNLF, encoded by the coding sequence ATGAAGCAACTGAGCGAGTTGGTGCGTGAGCGCGTCCTTATTCTGGATGGTGCCATGGGTACCATGATACAACAATACAACTTAACGGAGAAAGACTTTCGGGGCGAACGTTTTGCACACGTCGCCGGGCAGATGAAGGGTAATAATGATTTACTCTGCCTGACGCGTCCCGATGTGATAGAAGATATCCATCGCAAATATCTGAAAGCGGGCGCAGACATCATTGAAACGAATACTTTCAGTTCCACCCGTGTCAGTATGGCCGATTATCATGTGCAGGAATATGTGCGTGAAATGAATCTTGCGGCTGTAAAGCTGGCTCGTGAGGTGGCCGATGAGTTTACCGCCCTTACCCCTGATAAGCCTCGTTTTGTGGCCGGTTCCGTGGGGCCTACAAACAAAACGTGCTCAATGAGTCCCGATGTCAACAATCCGGCTTTCCGTGCTTTGACCTACGACCAACTGGCCGCCGACTATCAAGAGCAGATGGAAGCTTTGCTTGAAGGGGGAGTAGATGCCTTGTTAATAGAAACCATTTTTGATACGCTGAATGCAAAGGCTGCTGTTTTTGCGGCAGAGCAAGCCATGCAGACTGTCGGCATACGTGTTCCTCTGATGCTTTCCGTTACGGTTTCTGATATAGCCGGGCGTACACTTTCCGGCCAGACGCTGGATGCTTTCCTTGCTTCCGTGCAGCATGCCGACCTTTTCTCCGTAGGGCTGAACTGTTCGTTCGGAGCCCGCCAATTGAAGCCTTTTCTGGAACGGCTTGCTGCCCGCGCGCCTTATTATATCAGTGCTTACCCCAATGCCGGTTTGCCCAACAGTCTGGGAAAATACGACCAAAGTCCTGACGACATGGCACATGAAGTGGAGGAATACGTTCATGAAGGCTTGGTCAATATTATTGGAGGATGTTGCGGAACCACGGACGAATACATTGCCCGTTATGCAGCGTTGATAGAAGGAGTGTCACCTCGTTGTCCCGCTCCGAAACCAGCCAATTTATGGCTTTCGGGACTTGAATTGCTGGAGGTGAAACCGGAAAACAATTTTGTAAACGTGGGAGAGCGCTGCAATGTGGCAGGTTCGCGTATGTTCCTGCGCCTGATTAATGAAAAAAAATACGATGAAGCGCTTGGCATTGCCCGCCGGCAAGTGGAGGATGGCGCCCAAATCATCGACATCAATATGGATGACGGATTGTTGGATGCCCGTGAGGAAATGACCACTTTCCTGAACCTGATAGCCTCCGAGCCCGAAATTGCGCGCGTTCCTGTGATGATAGACTCTTCCAAGTGGGAAGTGATTGTTGCGGGATTGAAATGCCTGCAAGGCAAATCCGTTGTCAATTCCATTTCTTTGAAAGAAGGCGAGGAGAAGTTTCTGGAGCATGCGCGCATCATCAAGCGATATGGAGCGGCTGTCGTAGTGATGGCTTTCGACGAGCAGGGGCAGGCTGATACTTTTGAACGCAAAATTGAAGTCTGCAAACGCGCATATCGCCTTTTGGTCGATAAGATCAACTTCAATCCTCATGATATTATTTTCGACCCGAATGTGCTTGCCGTAGCCACGGGGATGGACGAGCATAACAACTATGCCGTGGATTTTATCCGTGCCACCGGCTGGATTAGGAAGAACTTGCCGGGTGCGCATGTCAGCGGAGGGGTAAGTAACCTCTCTTTCTCATTCCGCGGCAATAATTATATCCGTGAAGCGATGCATGCCGTTTTTCTTTATCATGCCATCGGCGAAGGGATGGATATGGGCATCGTGAATCCGGCGACATCTGTTCTTTATACGGATATACCCGCTGACGTTTTGGAACGCATTGAAGATGTGGTGCTGAACAGGCGTCCCGACGCTGCCGAGCGTTTGATAGAAACTGCCGAGCGCCTCAAGGCAGAAGCCGGCGAGGCAAAAGGAACCGATGATAAAAAGACGGCTTCGGGCCATTCTCCCTTGGCATGGAGAGAGGGAACAACCGTGGAAGACCGCTTGAAATATGCTTTGACCAAAGGTATAGGCGATTATCTGGAGGAAGACCTTGTCGAGGCGTTAAAGCTTTACCCCACGGCAGTGTCTATCATTGAAGGTCCCTTGATGGCAGGCATGAACCATGTAGGCGATTTATTCGGAGCCGGCAAGATGTTTTTGCCACAAGTGGTGAAGACGGCGCGCACCATGAAGAAAGCGGTGGCCATACTTCAGCCTGTGATTGAATCGGAAAAGGAAAAAGGGACAGTGTCTGCCGGTAAAGTATTGCTTGCCACGGTGAAAGGCGATGTGCATGACATCGGTAAGAATATCGTTTCGGTGGTTATGGCTTGCAACGGTTATGAAATTATAGACCTTGGCGTAATGGTGCCTGCCGAAACCATCGTACAGCGTGCCGTAGAAGAACAAGTGGACATGATAGGATTGAGCGGCTTGATAACTCCTTCTCTGGACGAGATGGTGCATGTGGCCATCGAGTTGGAAAAGGCGGGGCTGAATATCCCTTTGCTGATAGGAGGGGCTACGACTTCGCAGCTTCACACGGCATTGAAGATTGCTCCGGTGTATCGCGCTCCGGTTGTCCATCTGAAAGATGCTTCGCAGAATGCTACGGTAGCGGTGAAACTGATGAATCCCGCAACAAAGGAGGAGCTGGAGAAGGAACTTAACGAGCAGTATGCGCAATTGTGTAAAAAGAATCAGGAAAGAAACGTCGAGACGGTTTCGCTGGAAGAAGCGCAAAAGAACAAGCTGAACTTGTTTTGA
- the smpB gene encoding SsrA-binding protein: protein MKQAPVNIKNKRATFDYELIDTYTAGIVLTGTEIKSIRLGKASLVDTFCYFANGELWVKNMHIAEYFYGSYNNHSARRERKLLLNKKELDKLARDTKTPGFTIVPVRLFINEKGLAKVVVALAKGKKEFDKRQSLKEKEDKRDMARMFKR from the coding sequence ATGAAACAAGCTCCTGTAAATATAAAGAACAAGCGTGCCACATTCGATTACGAACTGATAGATACCTATACGGCCGGTATTGTGCTTACGGGTACGGAGATTAAATCCATACGCTTGGGAAAAGCAAGCCTGGTCGATACATTCTGTTATTTTGCAAACGGCGAACTATGGGTGAAGAATATGCATATTGCCGAATACTTCTACGGGTCATACAACAATCATTCGGCACGCAGGGAGCGTAAACTTTTGCTAAACAAGAAGGAATTGGATAAGTTGGCACGTGACACGAAAACTCCCGGCTTTACCATTGTCCCGGTTCGTTTGTTTATCAACGAGAAAGGTTTGGCCAAAGTGGTAGTGGCCCTCGCCAAAGGTAAAAAAGAGTTTGACAAGCGCCAGTCTTTGAAGGAAAAAGAGGATAAACGCGATATGGCGCGTATGTTCAAACGATGA
- a CDS encoding Yip1 family protein, whose amino-acid sequence MNYKELFYIALRLITSPARTWEEISLQDRRKVFMAFVYPMIGLCGLSVFIGSLIRMGWSEPQSFQYAMTRCCAVAVSLFGGYFLAAYLINGLCVRMLGMVSDIPLVQQFAGYALAVVFLMKMVIGILPDFYIIALLFQFYTVYVVWEGSGKVMRIAEKERLRFTILSSVLLIVCPAMVEWIFNQLTAALN is encoded by the coding sequence TTGAACTATAAAGAATTATTTTACATAGCTCTGCGACTAATTACCTCCCCGGCCCGTACGTGGGAGGAAATTAGTTTACAGGATAGGCGAAAGGTCTTCATGGCCTTTGTCTATCCTATGATTGGTTTATGCGGGTTGTCCGTCTTCATTGGTTCATTGATAAGGATGGGGTGGAGTGAGCCGCAAAGTTTTCAGTATGCCATGACGCGATGTTGTGCTGTGGCTGTTTCCTTGTTCGGAGGCTACTTCCTGGCTGCATATCTCATCAACGGGTTGTGTGTCCGCATGCTTGGAATGGTGAGTGACATCCCGTTGGTACAACAGTTTGCAGGCTATGCCTTAGCGGTGGTGTTTCTGATGAAGATGGTCATCGGTATACTGCCCGATTTCTATATCATAGCTTTGCTGTTTCAGTTTTACACCGTGTATGTGGTGTGGGAAGGGAGTGGCAAGGTGATGCGGATAGCCGAAAAAGAACGTTTGCGTTTCACCATTCTTTCTTCTGTTTTGCTGATTGTTTGTCCGGCAATGGTGGAATGGATATTCAATCAATTGACGGCGGCGCTGAATTAA
- a CDS encoding DMP19 family protein, producing the protein MIKVTDAALRQAAADGMDAFIHVFTEAYEQEMGGNGNLAIDTMSMLTAEQHSLLAYRIFRDEVMEGGFCQLIQNGYGGYVFDNPFAKVMRLWGIGDLSKLIYAAKKIYDAHREDLERERTDEEFMAMYEQYEAFDDLEDKFLEKEEEYTAAVAAYVDEHIELFAVIA; encoded by the coding sequence ATGATAAAAGTGACAGATGCAGCTTTGCGTCAGGCTGCTGCCGACGGGATGGATGCCTTTATCCATGTATTTACCGAGGCTTATGAACAAGAAATGGGTGGCAATGGCAATTTGGCAATCGATACGATGAGTATGCTCACGGCAGAGCAGCATTCGTTGCTGGCCTACCGGATTTTCCGCGATGAGGTGATGGAAGGTGGGTTTTGCCAATTGATTCAGAATGGCTATGGCGGATATGTCTTCGATAATCCGTTTGCCAAGGTGATGCGTCTGTGGGGAATAGGCGATTTGAGCAAGCTGATTTATGCCGCTAAGAAGATATACGATGCTCATCGTGAGGATTTGGAGCGTGAGCGCACGGATGAGGAGTTTATGGCAATGTATGAACAATACGAGGCCTTCGACGATTTGGAAGACAAATTTTTGGAAAAGGAAGAAGAATATACCGCTGCCGTGGCTGCATATGTGGATGAACATATCGAATTGTTTGCCGTGATAGCATAA
- a CDS encoding iron-sulfur cluster assembly scaffold protein, whose amino-acid sequence MTYSHEVEHMCVVKKSPNHGPAPIPEEGKWVKAKEIVDISGLTHGIGWCAPQQGACKLTLNVKEGVIQEALVETIGCSGMTHSAAMASEILPGKTILEALNTDLVCDAINTAMRELFLQIVYGRTQSAFSEGGLMIGAGLEDLGKGLRSQVGTLYGTLAKGSRYLEMAEGYIKTIALDKNDEICGYEFVHLGKFMDEIKKGTDANEALKKVTGTYGRFTAEQGAVKHIDPRHE is encoded by the coding sequence ATGACTTATTCACACGAAGTGGAACACATGTGTGTTGTGAAGAAAAGTCCTAACCACGGACCGGCTCCTATTCCCGAAGAAGGTAAATGGGTAAAAGCTAAAGAAATTGTTGACATCTCTGGTTTGACACACGGTATCGGCTGGTGTGCTCCTCAGCAAGGTGCATGTAAATTAACCCTCAACGTAAAGGAAGGCGTCATTCAGGAAGCGTTGGTCGAGACTATCGGTTGCTCCGGCATGACTCACTCTGCTGCCATGGCGTCAGAAATCCTCCCGGGAAAGACTATTCTCGAAGCGCTGAACACCGACCTCGTTTGCGACGCTATCAACACTGCCATGCGCGAACTTTTCCTGCAAATCGTTTACGGCCGCACGCAATCCGCTTTCTCGGAAGGCGGTTTGATGATCGGTGCCGGTTTGGAAGATTTGGGTAAAGGTCTGCGCAGTCAGGTAGGCACGCTGTATGGCACTTTGGCCAAAGGTTCCCGCTATCTGGAAATGGCCGAGGGGTACATCAAGACTATCGCTCTGGACAAGAACGATGAAATCTGCGGATACGAATTCGTTCACCTTGGCAAGTTCATGGATGAGATCAAGAAAGGTACGGACGCCAATGAAGCTTTGAAGAAAGTAACCGGTACGTACGGTCGCTTCACTGCCGAACAAGGCGCAGTTAAACACATTGACCCACGTCACGAATAA
- a CDS encoding GGGtGRT protein, translating into MIREVKFESQDRRIKQILTALNANGIKDIEEANAICEAHGLDPYKTCEETQPICFENAKWAYVVGCAIAIKKSCKNAAEAAEAIGIGLQAFCIPGSVADDRKVGIGHGNLAAMLLREETKCFAFLAGHESFAAAEGAIKIAAKADKVRKEPLRCILNGLGKDAAQIISRINGFTYVQTQFDYYTGELKVVREIAYSDGPRAKVKCYGADDVREGVAIMWKEGVDVSITGNSTNPTRFQHPVAGTYKKERVLAGKPYFSVASGGGTGRTLHPDNMAAGPASYGMTDTMGRMHSDAQFAGSSSVPAHVEMMGFLGIGNNPMVGCTVACAVDVAQALGK; encoded by the coding sequence ATGATTAGAGAAGTAAAATTTGAAAGCCAAGACCGTCGTATCAAACAGATTCTTACTGCCTTGAACGCTAACGGTATCAAAGACATCGAAGAAGCTAACGCTATCTGCGAAGCTCATGGTCTCGATCCTTATAAGACTTGTGAAGAAACCCAGCCCATCTGTTTTGAGAATGCCAAATGGGCTTATGTGGTGGGTTGTGCCATTGCTATCAAGAAAAGTTGTAAAAATGCCGCCGAGGCTGCCGAAGCAATCGGTATCGGCCTGCAGGCATTCTGTATTCCGGGTTCCGTAGCCGACGATCGTAAGGTTGGTATTGGCCATGGCAATCTGGCAGCCATGTTGCTACGCGAAGAAACTAAATGTTTCGCATTCCTGGCCGGTCACGAATCATTCGCCGCTGCCGAAGGCGCCATCAAGATTGCCGCTAAAGCCGATAAGGTGCGTAAAGAGCCGCTGCGTTGCATCTTGAACGGTTTGGGCAAAGATGCCGCACAGATTATCTCTCGCATCAACGGTTTCACTTATGTACAGACTCAATTCGACTATTATACGGGCGAACTGAAAGTTGTCCGTGAAATAGCATATAGCGACGGTCCTCGCGCCAAAGTAAAATGCTACGGTGCCGATGATGTTCGTGAAGGTGTAGCCATCATGTGGAAAGAAGGTGTAGACGTTTCCATCACCGGTAACTCTACCAACCCGACCCGCTTCCAACATCCCGTTGCAGGTACTTACAAGAAAGAACGCGTACTTGCCGGCAAACCTTATTTCTCTGTGGCATCAGGTGGTGGTACCGGTCGTACGCTCCATCCGGACAACATGGCAGCCGGCCCTGCTTCTTACGGTATGACGGACACGATGGGACGTATGCACAGTGACGCTCAGTTCGCAGGTTCTTCATCCGTTCCCGCTCACGTGGAAATGATGGGATTCTTAGGAATCGGCAACAACCCGATGGTAGGTTGCACTGTGGCTTGCGCTGTAGACGTGGCTCAGGCTTTGGGTAAATAA
- the yihA gene encoding ribosome biogenesis GTP-binding protein YihA/YsxC, protein MDITSAEFTISNTDVQKCPEGSFPEYAFIGRSNVGKSSLINMLTGRKGLAMTSATPGKTMLINHFLINKSWYIVDLPGYGYAKRGQKGKEQIRNIIESYILQRQQMTNLFVLIDSRLEPQTIDLQFIEWLGENAIPFAIVFTKADKLKGGRLNSNISQYLQKLQEQWEELPPYFVTSSENRLGKKELLDYMESINKDLNK, encoded by the coding sequence ATGGATATTACAAGTGCGGAATTTACCATCAGTAATACAGATGTGCAAAAATGTCCGGAAGGGTCTTTCCCCGAATATGCCTTTATCGGACGTTCTAATGTAGGAAAATCCAGCCTGATCAATATGCTCACCGGGCGGAAAGGCCTTGCCATGACCTCTGCCACTCCCGGCAAGACGATGCTCATCAATCATTTTCTTATCAATAAGAGCTGGTACATTGTAGACCTTCCGGGTTATGGATATGCCAAGCGGGGACAGAAAGGCAAGGAGCAAATAAGAAATATCATCGAAAGCTATATCTTGCAGCGTCAGCAAATGACTAATCTGTTTGTTTTGATAGACAGCAGGCTGGAGCCGCAGACCATCGACCTCCAATTCATAGAGTGGCTGGGTGAGAATGCCATTCCTTTTGCTATTGTTTTTACCAAAGCCGATAAGTTGAAAGGAGGCAGACTGAACAGCAATATCAGTCAATATCTTCAAAAGTTGCAGGAACAGTGGGAGGAACTGCCGCCTTATTTCGTGACCTCTTCCGAAAACCGATTGGGAAAGAAGGAATTATTAGATTACATGGAAAGTATTAACAAAGATTTGAATAAGTAG
- the recR gene encoding recombination mediator RecR has translation MNGQFPSTLLEKAVSEFAKLPGVGRKTAMRLVLHLLRQDTATVEAFGNAIVRLKHEVKYCKVCHNISDTETCRICSNPQRDASVICVVENIRDVMAVEATQQFRGLYHVLGGVISPMDGIGPGDLQIESLVQRVLAGGIDEVILALSTTMEGDTTNFYIYRKLEKLGVKLSVIARGISVGDELEYADEVTLGRSIVNRTPFSGTI, from the coding sequence ATGAATGGACAATTTCCCTCAACATTATTGGAAAAGGCAGTGAGCGAATTTGCCAAGTTGCCCGGAGTGGGACGTAAAACGGCTATGAGGCTGGTTCTTCATTTACTGCGCCAGGATACGGCTACAGTAGAAGCGTTCGGTAACGCAATCGTCAGATTAAAACACGAGGTGAAATATTGTAAGGTCTGTCATAACATATCTGATACAGAAACGTGCCGCATCTGTTCCAATCCTCAGCGGGATGCTTCGGTGATTTGTGTGGTAGAGAATATCCGTGACGTGATGGCAGTGGAAGCTACACAGCAGTTTCGCGGTCTGTATCATGTATTAGGAGGTGTCATCTCACCGATGGACGGCATAGGTCCGGGAGATTTACAAATAGAAAGTCTGGTGCAGCGAGTACTTGCCGGTGGCATTGATGAAGTTATCCTGGCGCTAAGCACAACGATGGAAGGAGATACGACCAACTTTTATATCTATCGTAAACTGGAAAAGCTCGGAGTGAAGCTTTCGGTCATAGCTCGCGGCATTTCGGTGGGTGATGAGTTGGAATATGCCGATGAAGTAACTTTAGGGCGTAGTATTGTAAACCGTACTCCATTTTCGGGAACGATATAA
- a CDS encoding GNAT family N-acetyltransferase, with product MDKSYFRSERIYLRAMEPEDLEVMYEMENDPAMWEVTNFTVPYSKFILMQYIEHSECDMFADRQLRMMIVRMKDNIVMGTIDITEFVPMHARAEVGIAMRREYKGNGYAREALELLCNYVFNFLNLKQLIAHIATDNEASIRLFESCGFVSCGLLKEWWRVGGIYKDVVLLQCLRKAN from the coding sequence ATGGATAAATCTTATTTCCGTAGTGAACGAATATACCTCCGGGCCATGGAACCGGAAGATCTGGAAGTAATGTATGAAATGGAAAACGACCCCGCGATGTGGGAAGTGACCAACTTCACCGTACCTTACTCAAAGTTCATATTAATGCAATACATAGAACACTCCGAATGTGACATGTTTGCCGACCGTCAGCTACGTATGATGATTGTACGCATGAAAGACAACATAGTGATGGGAACCATAGACATCACCGAGTTTGTTCCCATGCACGCCCGTGCGGAAGTGGGTATTGCGATGCGAAGAGAGTATAAAGGAAACGGTTATGCCAGAGAAGCATTGGAACTACTATGCAACTATGTTTTTAACTTCTTGAACCTGAAGCAGCTGATTGCTCACATCGCCACAGACAACGAAGCAAGCATACGCCTTTTTGAGTCGTGCGGTTTCGTGTCATGCGGACTTCTGAAAGAGTGGTGGCGCGTTGGCGGCATATACAAGGATGTAGTATTGCTGCAATGTCTGCGAAAGGCTAATTGA